GGCAAACCATTTGTCTTTTGACAGGTATTCTTCAAAAAATCCCGAAGGAACATAACCGTGCATTAATGCGCCGATTGCAATGCCAGCAAGCACATAGGGCAAAACCGAACGCGTTACACCAAGGGCATTCCTTGCTACTTGGGGTATTTTCTGCAGTACTTGAACGAATCTTTGCTTAAGGCTACATGGCTTTGAATCGTTATTGACGGATTCGTTTGTCCGCTGCAAATTTTTCACCCATTCGCTTAGAAATCTTTCCAGTTTGAACCGTTCCAGGAACATCCCTAAAAATGTTCCAAGAAACACGCCGGAACCTACATAAATCACAGTCACTTTCAATCTGAATGTTCCCGCAAGCATGGCAACAGCGACCTCGTTTACAAGTGGCGATGTTATAAGAAAACTGAACGTGACGCCAAGGGGGATGCCGCCCCTGACAAAACCGATGAACAGGGGAATACTGGAACATGAGCAGAAAGGGGTAATCGCTCCGAAGATTGCGGCGAGGAAATATTGGACTCCGTACAAACGATGCGACGACAAAAAATTGCGAATCGCCTCAATCGGGAAAAATGTATTCAGCAGCCCCATCAGAAAACTAATAAAAAGCAATATCAGGATAATTTTGAGGCTGTCGTAAACGAAGAAATTTATCGTCGAGCCTAAAGGAGACGAGCCATCCAATCCAATGATGTTGTAAACAAGATTATCGGTGAATGATTGTATCATAGAAAGCCCTTACTGCCGTGTCGATTTCATCCCTTACACGACGAAATTCCTGCAGAATTTCGGTTTCAGTCCCTCTGAACGCGTCAGGATCATCAAAGCCAAGATGAATTCTGTTCTTGACACCCCCCAAAAAAATCGGACAACTTTCTTTCGCCTTGTCGCAGACGGTGACAACGTAGTCCCACGATGTATCAAGGTACTGCGATACATTTTTTGGCTTATTAAGGGAAATGTCAACTCCTCGTTCCTTCATCACTTCGATTGCAGTCGGATGCACGTTCTTTGCCGGAAACGTTCCTGCAGAACATACGGTCAACGACGAATCCAGAGCCTTGAGAAATCCTTCGGCCATTTGACTACGGCACCTGTTGCCTGTACAAAGAAAGAGTATCTTCATATTTCACCTTTGATAAGTTCTTTTATTTTATCTTCGCTAATTTTACCTGTGGACACAAGCCGTTCATCAACAACAAGCGCGGGTAAAGTCATGACATTGTACGGAAGCATTTGGACAACATCGTCAATGCGGGAAACTGAAGCTTCTAGGCCCGATTCCTTAACGATTTTTTCGACAGATTCGGCGAAAGCAATGTTGCAGTCACACTGGCTCATGAGTATTTTTATGTTTTTCATTTTTCCTCTTTTTTGTTTGTAGTTCGTAGAATAACGAACATATATGGCAAAATTTTTTAGCAGTCGCATTCCCTATTGCAAAAATCTTTATTGAAAAAATCACTGAACAATGCCTGGGCCTTTTTCCAGTTTTTTTTGTTTATACAGTACTTGACCTTGGGCGTTTCGATTTCACCCTGGATCAAACCGGCCTCTTTTAGCTCCTTTAAATGCTGGCTAACCGTGGCCTTCGCAATGGGCAGTTCTTCGTGGATATCACCAAAATAGCAGGTATTGCGCTTGGCCAAGAACTGCATGATACTTATACGTGCGGGATGCGCCAAAGCCTTGGCATACCTCGCCAAGGTCTCAGTTTCTTCACAGTATTTGCTTTTTTTGGCCATTTCGGTTCCTGTTTGTTGTTCGTAAATGTACAAACATTATTTTTGAAAAGCAAGGGAATAATTGTATTTTTCTTGAGGTGACAGGAAAAACGTTTATTCCACCGAGAAAGTAGCCTTCACGTTCCCTTTGCCGAGGATTTGCTGGAGGCGTTTCTTGTTTACGTTGTCGATACGGGCAAGGCGCGTGAAATTCCAGGAATTCTTGTCGTAGTAGATGGTGATGGAATTGCCCTGGTAAAGGATGATGTCGCCTGCGTCGGTGTCGATTTGCTTGTCGTTGCGCGGAAAACTGCGCGGCAGGTCGGCCACCTTCTCGAAACTGCCGTAGTCGTGCATGTCGAGCGTGAGGTCGCCCTGCGCGAGAAATTCGGCGAAGGCCTTGGCCGAGGAATTTTCTTCGAGCGTTGCCGTGAAGGTGGTGTCGTTCACATGGATTTTGAGTTTCACGGGAGCCTCCCCCACTTTTAATGAAGAACCGGCCGATGAACTTGCTGGCACTGCGCCGGGCGTTTTACTGGCGGACGATCTTGGCGTCTGGGTTTCGGGTTGCGTCGAATGACTCGCCGCATCGCTGCAGGCTACCAGAAAGAATAACGCTATAAGGATAAAGTTTCGCATACTCACAATATAAATAATTGCACACGCAATTCAAAATACTTATTTGCTATGACTCACTATGCCTTTTGCGCATAGTGGAATGGAGGTCACAAGTGGGGATGCGGACGAATAGTTGGACACAACTAGAGGACGCATCATGCATTTTACCGAAGATCAAATCGCCAAGGCTTTAGAAACATTTCATGATTTAAAGTCGGCAACAAAGGTCGTTCGAAAACTCGGATATCCATCGACAAAACAGTTGTACAAGTGGATAAAAAAGGAAGGCCAACCGCATCAGGAAAGAAAACACCATAGGATTATAAACACTCCAGAACATCCGCCACACGCTCCTTTCAATGTTAAGCTAGAGGCCATCCGCAGATGCTACGAAATGGGCGAACCTATGATTTCTGTCGCCAAAGATATTGGATATACGTACGCAAGTATCTATTATTGGTATCAGGACTATAAAAAATAAGGACTTATGGGACTGCAGAACAAACCAAGACCAACGAAGCGGAAACTGGAGAAGGAAAAGGATCTTTCTTCCGAAGACGCGAAGGCGCTGAACGAGAAAATCCGAAGTCTCCAGCTAGAAGTTGACATATTGAAGGAGACGCTGAACATAATAAAAAAAGACCCAGGCGTTGACTTGTCTGCCCTTCGCAACAGGGAAAAAACACAGCTTGTCAACGCCTTACGCAACCGCTACAAATTAAGGGATATCCTACTTGCATTGGGAATGTCCCGAAGCGTCTATTACTACAACGTAAAACACCTGAATGACCGGAACAATAAGGACCTTCAGTTGCTAAAAGAACTTGTCCCAATATTCGACGAGTCCAACAAAACTTACGGCTACAGAAGAATCCACAGTGAACTTTCAAAGACCGGAAAGAAAGTTTCCGAGAAGGTTGTCAGACGCGCAATGAAACTTGGCAACCTCATCGTCTACAAACCCAAGAAACTGAAATATAGTTCGTATAAAGGCGAGATCACACCCGCCGTTCCCAATATTCTCAATCGCAATTTTCACGCCGATGCACCCAATCAAAAATGGCTGACGGACATAACGGAATTTCCTCTACACGACGGCAAAGTGTACCTATCACCGATTATCGACTGCTTCGACGGAGCGCCAGTATGTTGGACAATCGGAGAGTCACCTGATGCGACCCTTGTCGACGAGATGCTGGATAAGGCCGTTGCGACACTCCATGAGGGTGAAACCCCGATAATCCATACGGACAGAGGAAGTCATTACAGGTGGCCCGGATGGATCGAGAGAATGAAAAAGTATGGCTTGACACGATCCATGTCAAGAAAGGGCTACACGCCCGACAACGCCGCGTGTGAAGGCTTTTTCGGTATACTCAAGAACGAGTTTTTCTACAGCAGGAACTGGGGAAAAGTTGACAAGGAAGAGTTCAAAGTTGAGCTTGAAAAATATTTGGAATGGTTTTGCACGAAACGGATAAAGGTCAGACTCAATGGAATGAGTCCAATGGATTACCGGAAACTATATTTGGACAAACAACCTATCTAAATTATTGTCCGCATCTCCAGTTGTGACCTCCAAACTTAATCAAATAATCGTCGCGGTTAGATGGCTTTTGCTTACTTCAAGTTCGTCTTGAAGAATTCGTTCAGCTTTTCGAAGGGGATTTTTTCCAGGTTGTCGTAGAGGTCCACGTGGGAGGCTCCGGGGATAACGAGGAGTTCCTTGTTGCCGACGGTCTTGCTCCAGTTCTTGGTGGCGTCGAGTTTTGCGGGGACGTTCGCCTTCTTACCGGTCATCTTTTCGAATGCGCCTTCGCCGAAGTAGCGGCTGTGCGCCTTTTCGCCGTGGATGATGAGCACCGGGTTGCGGATTTCGTCGGCGTATGCGAGGAGCTTCGTGTTCATGAGCGAGGTGCCTGCGGAGGCGGCCCAGCCCTTGTTGCTGTTGAGGGAACGCTTGTGGTAGCCGCGCGGGGTCTTGTAGTAGGCGTAGTAATCCTTGACAAAGTAAGGTGCGTCGTCCGGGAGCGGGTCAATAACACCACCGGCCAGGTCGTACGTGCCGTTCTTAAAGTCCTTGGTGCGCTGGGCCATCAGAGCCTTGCGGGCTTCGTTACGGGCGTCGGCGTTGTTTGCAGAATCGAAGTAGCCGTTCGCGGTTACGCGGCTCATGTCGTACATGGTCGAGGCGACCGTCGCCTTTACGCGGGTATCGATGCCGGCAGCGTTAATCGCCATGCCGCCCCAGCCGCAAATGCCGATGATGCCGATGCGTTCCGGGTCAACATTGTCGCGGGTTGAGAGAAAGTCCACGGACGCCATGAAGTCTTCGGTGTTGATGTCCGGACTGTTCATGTAGCGCGGCTCGCCGCCCGATTCGCCGGTAAAGCTCGGGTCGAAAGCGATGGTCAGGAATCCGCGTTCCGCCATCTGCTGGGCGTAAAGGCCGCTGGACTGTTCCTTGACGGCTCCGAACGGGCCAGAGACCGCGATCGCGGGAAACTTGCCGTTCACCTTGAGGCTTGTGTCCTTGGGCACGAACATGTCGGCGGCGAGTTCAATGCCAAAGTGGTTCTTGAAAGTGACCTTGGAATGTTCGACCTTGTCGCTCTTGGGGAATACCTTGTCCCATTCGGCGGTGAGCGTGAGCTTGTTCATATTTTCGTCCTTTGTCTGTTGTGCTGCGGAGGCTGTTTCTGTTGCCTGCTTTGTTGTCGACAAGGTCCCTGAGCTTGTCGAAGGGGCTTTTTCGGGGGAGCATGCCATCAGGGTGCATGCGGAAACCACGGCGAACGCCGCTTTTAAGAATCTGGATTTCATGATTTATCTCCTTATTGTTAAACCTTTTTTCCCATGGCGAACGCTTTTTTCAGGAGCGCGGAATTCTTCTTGACATCGCCCGCGCTTTCGGCACCTGTGGCGCAGAGAGCGCCCTTGAGCTTCACGCCATCAAAGCAGGCGATCCACCCGCCAATGCCGCGCTTCGCGATGTTCATGGCCTTCGCGTCGGTGTCGGCAGCAGACGTGAGCAGGTAAATCTCGCGGAACTTGTAATCGCTAGAGTACAGGGAATTCGCGCGGTCGAGCATCGTCTTGAGCTGGCCGCTCATTTCGTAATAGTAAATCGGCGTCGCGAATACGATGACATCAGCCGATTCCATCTTCTCGGTGATGGCGGGAGCGTCGTCCTTGATGACGCACTTGCCCTTCTTCTGGCAAGCGAGGCAGCCCATGCAGAAACCGATCTTCTTGCCGCGCAGCGACTCGAATTCCACCTTGTTGCCCGCCTCGGCGGCACCCTTCGCGAACTCCTGCGCCAAGGTTTCGGAGTTGCTCCCCTTGCGCAAGCTGCTGGACAAGACCAATACTTTTTTCATAGGTTCCTCTCGGTTGAAGTCTTTACATGCTCAAATATACCTTCATTTTTCAGATATTGCAAATACTTTGCTATCATAACTAGATATGCTTATTAGGCATAGATTTAGGGCGGAAAATTCGCAATACGACGCATACTTCGTTGAATTTTACTTGCAATTATTCTTAAAATTTTGTATTTTAGGAAAGGAGGTTCCCCATGCCCTGTATTTTGCCAGTTTCTGATTTGCGCAATTATAACGAAGTTCTTCAGAACGTGACCGAAGATTCTCCAGTCTTTTTGACCAAGAACGGTCGCGGTTGTTACGTTGTAATAGACATCAAGGAATACGAACGCATGGTCGCCGAACTGAAGTTACAGAAGGCTCTTGTCGAAGGCGAACGCTCCGCCGAACAGGGACGATGGCTTTCCGCCGCTGATGTGCGGAAAAAATACGAGGTCTAGATGCCCTCCATCGTATTTTCGCCAAAAGCCGTCGAAGATTTAGACGGCATCAAAGCTTATATCGAAACCGAGCTGGGAAGTCCCAAGGCGGCGAACGAAAAACTCATTGAAATTCTTGATGCCATTGACAACTTAGCCGTCTTCCCCGAGATCGGCCCTTCGTCAAGAGGTAAGGTAAATAGCTTGACGAAGTATCGTTGCCTTTCTGTCAGCGGGTATTTGGTCTTTTACCGGAACGAACGTGATAAAGTTTTTGTCATTCGAATTTTGAATAGCCGGATGGACTATCTGAGGATTTTGGGATTGTAATCAGTTATTCCTTTTGGGCATTGTTTTTGCGATTTCATACCCGCGGGGCTTGAATTTTATTAGCTTTCGGGTATGGAACTTCGAGTTTTACGGTATTTTCTGGAGGCGGCGCGGTTGGGGAATGTCTCGCGCGCGGCGGATAATCTTTGCGTGACGCAGCCGACGGTGAGTCGCCAGCTCAAGGAGCTGGAGGAGGAACTGGGCGAGAAGCTTTTCGAGCGCACGAACTACGCGATTCGGCTGACGCCTGCGGGGGAACTCTTGCGGGAGCGTGCGGAGGATATCCTTTCGATGGCGGACAGGACGGTACAGGATTTCAAGTCGCTGAAGGAAGACGAGGTGGTGGGTGAAATCGCCATTGCCTGCGCGGAATCGCGGAACGTGAATTTTCTTTCGAAGTGCATCGCGATTCTCCGGGACGACTATCCGAAGATTAAGTACAACTTATATTCAGGCGACAGCGAGCGCGCCCTGGAAAAGTTGGACAAGGGCATTTTCGATTTCGCGGTGGTTGTAGACAACGTCGATTTGGAAAAGTACAACTGCCTTGCGGTGCGTTCGGTGGACCGCTGGGGCGTGGTGATGCGTCGCGACGACCCTTTGGCCAAGCGGGATTTCATCGAGCCGAAGGACTTGCTCGACAAGCCGCTGATGGCATCGCGCCAGGCGATGGTGGCGGATTTGCCGAAATGGTTCGGCGACGATATTTCGAAGCTGAACGTGATTGTGGGGCTGGATCTTTCGTACAACGGTTCGGTGCTTGCCAAAGAGGGCTCGGGCTACCTGCTCACTTTCGACGGCCTGGTGGATACGAGCCGCAGTTCGCGCTTGTGTTTCAGGCCGCTCATGCCCGAGCTCACCACCAACATGTACATCATTTGGCGGCGGGGCCAGCAGTTCACGCGGGCGGGCGAACTTTTCCTCGACACGCTCCGGCACGTGCTGGGGGAATAGAAAAGATTAGAGGACTATTCTCATGCTTAAAATTGAAGAATATAGTACAAAGTATATCAGCGATGCGGTTGAAATCTGGAACGATATCGTCGAAGACGGTGTCGCGTTTCCGCAAATGGATTTGCTGAATTCGCAGACGGGAGACGAGTTTTTCAAGTCTCAGTCGTTTACGGGCATCGCTATCGATGCGGACTCCGGCGAAGTGGTCGGGCTGTACATTCTCCACCCGAACAATGTCGGGCGCTGCGGGCATATTTCGAATGCAAGCTACGCCGTCAAGAAAAACAAGCGCGGCCAGCACATCGGTGAATTTCTCGTAAAGGATTGCCTCGCGAAGGCCAAGGAAATCGGCTTCAGAATTTTGCAGTTTAATGCGGTTGTCGCGACAAATACGTCTGCGCTCAAACTCTACAAGAAGCTCGGATTTACGCAGCTCGGCGTGATTCCCAAAGGCTTCTTGCTCAAGGACGGGAACTACGAGGACATCATCCCGCACTATATTGAACTGTAGTGATTTTTTTTGCAAAAAAAGAGCGCTTTTGGATAGGTCTATTGACTTTCTAAAATAAAATTTTTATATTAACTCTTGAGTAAATAACTTTAGAGTTAATAACTTTGGAGTAAATAAGATGTTTGTCGGACGTAAAAGAGAATTAAAGCTTCTTGAAGATCTTTATCAGTCTAAGAAATTTGAAATGCTAATCATGCATGGTCGTAGGCGCGTGGGCAAGAGTTTTCTTTTGGCTCACTTTGCCTCGCTTCATGAAAAGGATACTGTGTTCTTTACTGCTGACAAAGGGAGCGAAGCTAATAATGTTCGTAATTTTTGTACGGAATTGAAGCGGGTCTTAAATGCTGGCGATTTTTTGAATTCACTTGAGACTTGGCAAGAGGTCTACTCGTTCATCGATGGAGCCGCTTTTTCTAAACGTGTGAATATCATTATTGACGAATTTACTTATTTGTACAATTCAAATCCTGCATACGATTCGGGACTGCAGAATGCGATTGACCGAATTCTGAAAAAAAAGAACATTTTTTTAATTTTGTGCGGTTCTGAAGTTTCTGTTATTGAGAACTTGTTTGATGATTCGACCAAACCTTTATATGGTCGCAAGACTGCCGATTTGAAATTGCAACCATTTTCATATAAAGAATCTAAAGAATTTTTCCCCAAATATAGTGACGAAGAAGTCCTAACGGTTTATTCAATTCTTGGCGGTATTCCTCTATACCTTTCTCTTTTTGACGATTCCGTTTCTATTCGCGAGAACGTCATCAAAAATTGCCTTTCTACAACGGGCTACTTATACAATGAAATTGATACGTTGCTTCGCATGGAACTCAAAGAAACGCTTTTTTATAAGAATATTCTGCTTGCTATCAATTCTGGTGCTTCGGCGCTTAATGATATAAAGATGAAGGTTGGAGAAGATGGGGCGAAGATTGCAAAATACCTGAACGTCCTTCAAAATTTGGGATTTATCAAAACAGAAATCCCTGTTGGCGAAAAAGGCAAGGCTCGCAATACGCTTTATTCCATTGACGATAACTACTTTGCTTTTTATTTCAGGTTTATTTATAAACATTTGAATATGTTGAATGGGCTTATTTCACCTGAAATTTATTACGATAGAGAGTTTACAACTGAAAGCTTAAATGGATATATTGGGCATCGATTTGAAAGAGTGTGCTCGCAGTTTATTATGGAAAAATCCTATAATGGCGAGCTTCCGTTCTTTGCTGAACAAGTTGGACGCTGGTGGGGTAATAACCCTCTTGCGAAACGTCAAGAGGAAATAGACATTGTTGCCCAAGATGAGAATAATGCCATTCTTTGCGAATGTAAATACACTGAAAAGGCGTTTGATGAGACTGAACTTTCTGACTTGCAGGCGTGCGCACCGTGTATTAAACGCGACAATTTGTATTTTTGGATTTTTTCCAGAAAGGGTGTTACTGCTGGAGTCAAGAAGAAAATAAAAAATCTGGGCAATTACAAGGTTATTTCGATAAAAGAATTGTTTGCTTGATTTTAAAGTGCGCTGTCTAGTGCCATCATGAGTGTGAAGCCGACGGCGAAGAGGATAGTGCCTGCGTCAAAGTGGTCGCCTTCGCTCACTTCGGGGAGCATTTCTTCAACGACAACGTAAATCATTGCGCCTGCCGCGAACGAGAGCAGGTAGGGCATAAACGGCGAAAGGATTTCGGCGGCGATTAAGGTAATCAAGGCACCGATGGGTTCGACGGCTCCGGAGAGCGCTCCGAGTGCGAATGCTTTTTTGCGCGAAGCGCCTTCGGCTTTTAGCGGGAGAGAAACGACTGCTCCTTCAGGGAAGTTTTGTATCGCGATGCCGATGGAAAGAGCGAATGCGGCCGAGAGTGTGATGGCGACGTTTCCGGAAAGCCACCCTGCGAAAACGATGCCAACGGCCATGCCTTCGGGCAAGTTGTGAAGTGTTACGGCGAGCGTGAGCATCGTAGTGCGTTTGAGTTTTGCTCTCGGACCTTCGGGCGTTTTGCTGCCCAAATGCAAATGCGGTGTGATTTTATCCAAAATATATAAGAATAAAATACCAGCCCAAAACCCAACTGCGGCGGGTGCAAATGATAATTTACCCAAATGCTCGCTGGCGCTGATGGCCGGGAGGAGCAGACTCCAGATGGATGCCGCTACCATGACGCCAGCCGCAAATGCTAAAAGTCCGCGCTTTAAATTTTGCTTCATTTGCCCGCGGATAAAGAATACGCAGGCTGCGCCGAGAACCGTCCCTAAAAACGGGATGGTGAGACCTTGAATAATGGGTAAAATGGGTTGAGTCATACGAAAAAAGATAGTATTAAAACTTGACAATTTCAAAAAACGCGCTGGAGTTTTGAAGGTCTAATTGGAGTAGCGTGAACGATTGCATTTTTGTATCGTAGATGCATGAATAAGTTAAAGTCTTTTGTTGTCGCGGCCTCTGCCGTATTGCTTTTTACAACTTCTGCAAATGCGCGCCTTGCTGCCTGCAAGGAAAAGAAGCGGGACGAAGCTTACAGTAAGCAACTCTCGGCAGCTACGTTGCAGACTATCATTGATAACGCTTTGCCGCAGAAGGCTGTGGACCCGGAACTTGGCGAACCTTATCAGGTCTACCCGATTGACGTAAAACCGTATGATAAGGTTTTCCATGCAACGCTGATTGAATATCCTTACGGAAGTTCTCCGCGTGCGTTGACGCATGAACCGAATTCGCGTGGAATTATCTTGTACGTGCATGGCTACAATGATTACTTCTTCCAGGAAGAGCTTGCGGAAAAATCGGATTCCGCGGGTTTTGCGTTCTTTGCGATAGACTTGCATTACAATGGTCGTTCGTATAGTGAAGGCGAGCCGCGCTCGGATATGCGTAGCGTCAAAGAATACTATGCTGAATTGGATGCAGCTATTGCGCTTAGCAAGAGTATTGCTGCGAAAGGCTCAAATGCAAAATTGCCATTTGTCATTCTCGGCCATTCGCAGGGTGGGCTGATTACGCCGAATTACCTGAATGAACGCAATAGCGAAGATTTTGCGGCTCTCGTTTTGAATAGCCCGTTCCTAGATTATAAAAATAGCTGGTTTGTCCGCAATGTGGCTTTCCCTGTGTTCTCGGATATTGCGCTGTTGTTGCCCGATGCACCCGCTCCGAAACAGGAAGCCCCTAAGTACAACATATCTCTTTTGAAAAGTGAAAAGGGCGAGTGGGAATTCAATCGTGAATTGAAAAGCGATGAATGGCCACAACAGTATTTTGGATACCTCCGTGCGACAACTCGCGGCATCAAGTGGATCCATGCGGGAATGAAGATTAAGGCTCCGATTCTCATGATGCGTAGCGGCTGCACGGTGAATACGGTCAAGTGGGATGAAGACTACATGCGCTGCGACTGCATGCTCGATGTGAATCTCCTCGAAAAGTGGGCTCCGAAATTGGGTAACGATGTCACGACCGTAACGATTGAGGACGGCATGCACGACTTGTTCCTTTCGCGCAAGGATGTCCGCGATAAAGCATACCGCACGATGTTTGAATTCTTGGATGGTGCCATTTTGCGGAAGCAAATTGTCGTTGCGCAGAACTTTTAATTATTAGATTTTGTTTTAATCGGTTAGCGCACTTTCCTTGTCATGAGGGGAGTGCGTTTTTTAGGAGAAAAATATGAGTAAGAACATTTGGGATATCTTTGCGCCGGTTTATGAATTTGCGATGCAACTTCGTTGCGGTTTATGGACAACGCTTTTGATGTGGTCGTGATTGCGAATGCTCTCCACATTATCCCGGAGCCCTCGAAGGCGCTTGCGGAAATCCGCCGCGTCTTGAAAGATGACGGTATACTCATTGCACCGAACTTTATATTCCCTGCTGACGGCAAAAGAAACTTGTGGCAAAAGCTTTTGAGTCTTGTCGGTGTCCGCTTTGCGCACGAATGGACGGAAGACGAATACAAGTCTTTTTTGAAAGGAAATGGCTGGACGATAACGGAAAATTGCGTTATTAAAGTGCGGATTGATTTAGCGTATGTGGAATGCAGGAAATAAAGATTATTTCGCTTCTATAAATTCATATCTTGTGATTCTTCTTGACATCGGAAAGGACCATCGCTGCAGGGCGGGTGCGACCTTTCAGCATGTCATTGTATCCTTTTTCGAGTTCCGTGTCGAGGCGCTCTTTTGACCATTTAGCGGCATTTTCGGGAGCTTTAGGCAGCTTCACATCGAAGGGAATTCCCTGTTGCAGAATAATCTGCTTATAGAACATGTTGATAGCGCTGGAAACGGATATACCGAGAGTTTCTAGGATGTTTTCAGCTTGTTCTTTGACATCGGGCTCTATGCGGGCGTATAAATTTGCGGTTTTGTTCATGTTATTTAATATACATATTTGTCCGTACAAAAGCAATACATTTGAGTGGGGCGCTGAACAAAAATGGAGATTCCCGCTCGGAGGCGGGAATGACAAGAATATGTTAAGAAAATTGCCCCGGACTTCTCCGGGGCAATTTAGTAGGTGGTTATTGAATGAGTTCTAATTTACTTCTTGGAGCTTGAGCATTTTGCCGAAGAGGCCACCTTTCGCTTTGAGTTCTGCGGGGGAGCCGGTTTCGATAACTTGACCGTTTTGCAGGACCACCACCTTGTCGGCATTGGCGATGGTGCGCATGCGGTGGGCGATGATGATGACGGTCTTGTTCTGCACAAGTTCCGAAATGCTCTGCTGAATCTTGGATTCGTTTTCGACGTCGAGGCTTGCGGTGGCTTCGTCAAGGAGCACGATGGGGGCGTCCTTGAGAATGGCGCGGGCGATGGAGATTCGCTGGCGTTCGCCGCCGGAGAGTGTATCGCCGTTTTCGCCGATGACGGTGTCATAGCCTTGCGGGAGCTTTTGGACAAAGTCGTCGCAGTTTGCAAGTTTTGCGGCTCGCAGAATTTCTTCGTCGGTGGCGTCGCGCTTACCGATGCGAATGTTGTCGCGGATGGAGGTGTTGAACAGCACGACATCTTGGAAGACGATGGAGAAGTTCTTGAGGAGCGTTTCGGGATCGATTCTCGAGATGTCCTGGCCGCCGAGCGTGATGGTGCCACCTTGAATGTCCCAGAAACGGGCGGCGAGCTTTGCAGCGGTTGTCTTTCCGCTGCCAGACGGGCCCACGAGTGCGGTGATCTCGCCTTGCTTGGCGGTGAACGAAGCCTTCTTCAAAACTTGCTTTTCTTCGTTGTAGTAGAAATCGACGTTCTTGAATTCGATGTCATAATCGGCGGGTT
This genomic stretch from Fibrobacter sp. UWB16 harbors:
- a CDS encoding GNAT family N-acetyltransferase → MLKIEEYSTKYISDAVEIWNDIVEDGVAFPQMDLLNSQTGDEFFKSQSFTGIAIDADSGEVVGLYILHPNNVGRCGHISNASYAVKKNKRGQHIGEFLVKDCLAKAKEIGFRILQFNAVVATNTSALKLYKKLGFTQLGVIPKGFLLKDGNYEDIIPHYIEL
- a CDS encoding ATP-binding protein encodes the protein MFVGRKRELKLLEDLYQSKKFEMLIMHGRRRVGKSFLLAHFASLHEKDTVFFTADKGSEANNVRNFCTELKRVLNAGDFLNSLETWQEVYSFIDGAAFSKRVNIIIDEFTYLYNSNPAYDSGLQNAIDRILKKKNIFLILCGSEVSVIENLFDDSTKPLYGRKTADLKLQPFSYKESKEFFPKYSDEEVLTVYSILGGIPLYLSLFDDSVSIRENVIKNCLSTTGYLYNEIDTLLRMELKETLFYKNILLAINSGASALNDIKMKVGEDGAKIAKYLNVLQNLGFIKTEIPVGEKGKARNTLYSIDDNYFAFYFRFIYKHLNMLNGLISPEIYYDREFTTESLNGYIGHRFERVCSQFIMEKSYNGELPFFAEQVGRWWGNNPLAKRQEEIDIVAQDENNAILCECKYTEKAFDETELSDLQACAPCIKRDNLYFWIFSRKGVTAGVKKKIKNLGNYKVISIKELFA
- a CDS encoding ZIP family metal transporter; translated protein: MTQPILPIIQGLTIPFLGTVLGAACVFFIRGQMKQNLKRGLLAFAAGVMVAASIWSLLLPAISASEHLGKLSFAPAAVGFWAGILFLYILDKITPHLHLGSKTPEGPRAKLKRTTMLTLAVTLHNLPEGMAVGIVFAGWLSGNVAITLSAAFALSIGIAIQNFPEGAVVSLPLKAEGASRKKAFALGALSGAVEPIGALITLIAAEILSPFMPYLLSFAAGAMIYVVVEEMLPEVSEGDHFDAGTILFAVGFTLMMALDSAL
- a CDS encoding alpha/beta hydrolase, with protein sequence MNKLKSFVVAASAVLLFTTSANARLAACKEKKRDEAYSKQLSAATLQTIIDNALPQKAVDPELGEPYQVYPIDVKPYDKVFHATLIEYPYGSSPRALTHEPNSRGIILYVHGYNDYFFQEELAEKSDSAGFAFFAIDLHYNGRSYSEGEPRSDMRSVKEYYAELDAAIALSKSIAAKGSNAKLPFVILGHSQGGLITPNYLNERNSEDFAALVLNSPFLDYKNSWFVRNVAFPVFSDIALLLPDAPAPKQEAPKYNISLLKSEKGEWEFNRELKSDEWPQQYFGYLRATTRGIKWIHAGMKIKAPILMMRSGCTVNTVKWDEDYMRCDCMLDVNLLEKWAPKLGNDVTTVTIEDGMHDLFLSRKDVRDKAYRTMFEFLDGAILRKQIVVAQNF
- a CDS encoding class I SAM-dependent methyltransferase encodes the protein MDNAFDVVVIANALHIIPEPSKALAEIRRVLKDDGILIAPNFIFPADGKRNLWQKLLSLVGVRFAHEWTEDEYKSFLKGNGWTITENCVIKVRIDLAYVECRK
- a CDS encoding type II toxin-antitoxin system RelB/DinJ family antitoxin, whose translation is MNKTANLYARIEPDVKEQAENILETLGISVSSAINMFYKQIILQQGIPFDVKLPKAPENAAKWSKERLDTELEKGYNDMLKGRTRPAAMVLSDVKKNHKI